The Aureimonas mangrovi genome includes a region encoding these proteins:
- a CDS encoding BrnA antitoxin family protein, whose amino-acid sequence MARRPSNPRDAAEAAFRSATAKPAERMREATAVPGVKESVTLRVDSDIVEWFQTEGPGWQDRMVEALRAAAGK is encoded by the coding sequence ATGGCAAGACGCCCGAGCAACCCGCGGGACGCGGCCGAGGCCGCCTTCCGGTCCGCGACCGCCAAGCCCGCCGAGCGCATGCGCGAGGCCACGGCCGTCCCGGGCGTGAAGGAAAGCGTGACCCTGCGCGTCGACAGCGACATCGTCGAGTGGTTCCAGACCGAGGGGCCGGGCTGGCAGGACCGCATGGTCGAAGCGTTGCGCGCGGCTGCCGGGAAGTAG
- a CDS encoding EamA family transporter gives MALSWQFWALLAAAFAALTAIFGKIGVAGLQSDYATFLRTIVILVMTAAIVTFGGHWRSPAEVPGRALVFLILSGLATGASWLCYFRALQIGQASQVAPVDKLSVVLVALFGGAFLGERLSFQNWTGVALIAAGTILVAWR, from the coding sequence ATGGCGCTCTCCTGGCAGTTCTGGGCTCTGCTGGCGGCCGCTTTCGCGGCCCTGACAGCAATCTTCGGCAAGATCGGTGTGGCCGGGCTCCAGTCCGACTACGCGACCTTCCTGCGGACCATCGTCATCCTCGTCATGACGGCGGCGATCGTCACCTTCGGCGGACACTGGCGCTCTCCGGCCGAGGTGCCGGGCCGCGCGCTCGTCTTCCTCATCTTGTCTGGGCTGGCGACCGGCGCCTCGTGGCTGTGTTACTTCCGCGCGCTGCAGATCGGGCAGGCGTCGCAGGTCGCGCCGGTCGACAAGCTGTCGGTCGTTCTGGTCGCGCTCTTCGGCGGCGCCTTCCTGGGCGAGCGGCTGTCATTCCAGAACTGGACCGGTGTCGCCCTCATCGCGGCGGGAACGATCCTTGTTGCCTGGCGCTGA
- a CDS encoding TadE/TadG family type IV pilus assembly protein, with amino-acid sequence MRTFLTPIARFRRNASGAAALEFAIVAPIFFALVFSAFEGGWLMTRAILQDAAVNKVVRELRIGNRDLITADAVKARICEEAMVLGDCRASTVVELIVMKDDSALVPNDRAPCRHRGSAPAFNSGARADFMFVRVCTSVKPITPWIGLAAALPDDSTGAYGIVSKAAFVNEPE; translated from the coding sequence ATGCGAACCTTCCTCACCCCGATAGCCCGCTTCCGTAGAAACGCATCCGGCGCAGCCGCGCTCGAATTCGCCATCGTCGCGCCGATCTTCTTCGCGCTGGTCTTCTCCGCCTTCGAGGGCGGATGGCTGATGACGCGCGCGATCCTGCAGGACGCGGCCGTCAACAAGGTGGTTCGCGAGCTGCGGATCGGAAACAGGGACCTCATCACGGCCGATGCCGTGAAAGCGCGCATCTGCGAGGAGGCGATGGTCCTAGGCGATTGCCGCGCCTCGACCGTGGTGGAACTCATCGTCATGAAGGACGACAGCGCCCTCGTCCCGAACGATCGCGCTCCCTGCCGGCACCGCGGCAGCGCCCCCGCCTTCAATTCCGGCGCACGTGCCGACTTCATGTTCGTGCGCGTCTGCACCTCCGTCAAACCGATCACGCCGTGGATCGGCCTCGCCGCCGCCCTGCCGGACGATTCCACCGGCGCCTACGGCATCGTCTCCAAAGCCGCCTTCGTGAACGAGCCGGAGTAA
- a CDS encoding LysE family translocator: protein MTFLPDAPSLLAFTLAALVLTMTPGPDMTLFLGRTLSAGRAAGIATMLGASTGILVHTTLAALGLSALIAASPQAFLVLKVVGAGYLVFLAVQALRSGSALRLDTQAVRAPRSLTSHWLTGVGVNLLNPKVILFNVTFMPQFVSAADPHAWQKLFFFGVYFIVIATPIALAIILAAERFTALLRRKPKIMRAIDWIFASVFSGFALHILLARA, encoded by the coding sequence ATGACATTCCTGCCCGACGCCCCCTCGCTTCTCGCCTTCACCCTCGCCGCTCTCGTTCTGACGATGACGCCCGGGCCGGACATGACGCTGTTTCTCGGACGTACGCTCAGCGCGGGCCGGGCGGCCGGGATCGCGACGATGCTGGGCGCCTCGACCGGGATCCTCGTCCATACGACGCTCGCCGCGCTCGGTCTGTCGGCGCTGATCGCCGCCTCCCCGCAGGCGTTCCTCGTCCTCAAGGTCGTCGGCGCCGGCTATCTCGTCTTCCTTGCCGTCCAGGCGCTGCGCTCGGGCTCCGCGCTGCGCCTCGACACGCAGGCGGTGAGGGCGCCGCGCAGTCTGACGAGCCACTGGCTGACCGGGGTCGGGGTGAATCTCCTCAACCCCAAGGTCATCCTCTTCAACGTGACGTTCATGCCGCAGTTCGTCTCCGCCGCCGATCCGCACGCCTGGCAGAAGCTGTTCTTCTTCGGGGTCTATTTCATTGTCATCGCGACGCCGATCGCGCTCGCGATAATCCTCGCCGCCGAGCGCTTCACGGCCCTGCTGCGCCGGAAGCCGAAGATCATGCGCGCGATCGACTGGATCTTCGCCTCGGTCTTCTCGGGCTTTGCGCTCCACATTCTGCTGGCGCGCGCCTGA
- a CDS encoding glutathione S-transferase family protein, which translates to MITVHHLNNSRSQRVLWLLEELGLPYEVKRYERLKSLQAPPELKAVHPLGKSPILTEGDLTIAETGAIVAYVLETHARGRLLPEPGSPAYWDYQHFLHYAEGSAMPPLFLRLVLSQIPKRAPFFARPILSAAMAKVDSVLIEPETQRHMDHWEAALSKGGWFAGGEFTAADVMMSFPVEAGASRLDYSHRPALKDFLARIHARPAYKAALAKGGPYAYA; encoded by the coding sequence ATGATCACCGTTCATCACCTCAACAATTCGCGCTCGCAGCGCGTGCTCTGGCTCCTCGAGGAGCTCGGCCTGCCCTACGAGGTCAAGCGCTACGAGCGCCTGAAGAGCCTGCAGGCGCCGCCCGAGCTGAAGGCCGTCCACCCGCTCGGCAAATCCCCCATCCTGACCGAGGGCGATCTCACCATTGCCGAGACCGGCGCGATCGTCGCCTATGTTCTGGAGACGCATGCGCGCGGGCGCCTGTTGCCGGAGCCCGGCAGCCCGGCCTACTGGGACTATCAGCACTTCCTGCACTACGCGGAAGGCTCGGCGATGCCGCCGCTCTTCCTGCGGCTCGTTCTGTCGCAGATTCCCAAGCGCGCGCCCTTCTTTGCGAGACCGATCCTCTCGGCCGCCATGGCCAAGGTCGATTCCGTGCTGATCGAGCCGGAAACCCAGCGCCACATGGACCATTGGGAGGCCGCGCTTTCGAAGGGCGGCTGGTTTGCCGGCGGGGAGTTTACCGCCGCCGACGTGATGATGAGCTTCCCGGTGGAGGCCGGCGCTTCACGGCTCGACTACTCCCACCGCCCCGCGCTCAAGGATTTTCTGGCGCGTATCCATGCGCGCCCGGCATACAAGGCTGCGCTCGCGAAAGGCGGCCCCTACGCCTACGCCTGA
- a CDS encoding TadE/TadG family type IV pilus assembly protein: MAAGLIRRFIENRKASIPVMTAVLLMPMIVISGGAIDLIAHERMRSKLQDGLDRGVLAAASLAQTQPTRETIESYLRTVAPEGSYQLQFTEERYTNSRTVEATLESSIDTVFLSLIGIDSIAANARSKAQEERSNIEISLLLDVSGSMRWGSSNSFAGIGRMRIDALRPAANGFLDVVLNDESREYTTVNVIPYAGQVSVGPVIFDALMGGRRTHSRSSCFEFLESDFTLSVPDFSQRHQTQHFTQANHHTKLNTQERTITQPWWCPDDPHEAMASNQPDYVPNEGRDTDVTSISLMSNRRDALKTRIDNYKLYDGTGTPIAMKYGLLLLDPAIQPMIAQASRYPPMANALGLDPKFANRPARFEDRDTRKFIVLMTDGEISSQRKPKEEGAIQYYSDGNRNRDVFNAGRAVALTQQLCDAAKNKGVTIFTIGFEVNNNAASQMTKCATSPSHFFRVNSLNISDAFKSIASAIQQIKLIG; the protein is encoded by the coding sequence ATGGCCGCTGGTCTGATCAGGCGCTTCATCGAAAATCGCAAGGCGAGCATTCCCGTGATGACCGCAGTGCTCTTGATGCCAATGATCGTTATCTCGGGCGGCGCGATCGACCTCATCGCGCATGAGCGTATGCGCTCCAAATTGCAGGACGGTCTCGATCGCGGTGTCCTCGCCGCCGCTTCGCTCGCTCAAACTCAACCGACGCGCGAAACGATCGAAAGCTACCTGCGGACGGTCGCGCCCGAGGGCAGCTATCAGTTGCAGTTCACTGAAGAACGCTACACCAATTCGCGCACTGTCGAGGCGACGCTGGAAAGCTCGATCGACACCGTCTTCCTCTCGCTGATCGGCATCGACTCGATTGCAGCGAATGCCCGGTCGAAGGCGCAAGAAGAGCGGTCCAATATCGAAATCTCTTTGCTTCTCGACGTCTCCGGCTCGATGCGCTGGGGCTCGTCGAACTCGTTCGCCGGCATCGGCAGGATGCGCATCGACGCCCTGCGCCCGGCGGCGAACGGCTTTCTGGACGTCGTCCTGAACGACGAGTCCCGGGAATATACGACCGTCAATGTGATCCCTTATGCAGGACAGGTCAGTGTCGGCCCGGTGATCTTCGATGCCCTCATGGGCGGCCGCCGAACGCATAGCCGGTCCTCCTGCTTCGAGTTCCTGGAAAGCGACTTCACACTCAGCGTCCCGGACTTCTCGCAGCGGCATCAGACCCAGCACTTCACCCAGGCCAACCATCATACGAAGCTGAACACGCAGGAGCGCACGATCACGCAACCCTGGTGGTGCCCGGACGACCCGCACGAGGCGATGGCCAGCAATCAGCCCGATTACGTTCCCAACGAGGGGCGCGATACGGATGTGACGTCGATCTCGCTGATGTCGAACCGGCGCGACGCGCTGAAGACCCGCATCGACAACTACAAGCTCTACGACGGCACGGGCACGCCGATCGCGATGAAATACGGCCTGCTGCTCCTCGACCCGGCCATCCAGCCGATGATCGCACAGGCCTCCCGGTACCCGCCCATGGCCAACGCGCTGGGTCTCGACCCGAAATTTGCCAACCGCCCGGCCCGCTTCGAGGATCGGGATACGAGAAAATTCATCGTGCTGATGACCGACGGCGAGATCAGCAGCCAGCGCAAGCCGAAGGAAGAGGGTGCGATTCAGTATTACAGCGACGGCAATCGCAATAGGGACGTCTTCAACGCGGGCCGGGCGGTAGCGCTGACGCAACAGCTCTGCGACGCAGCCAAAAACAAGGGTGTGACGATCTTCACGATCGGGTTCGAGGTCAACAACAACGCCGCCAGCCAGATGACCAAGTGCGCCACGAGCCCGTCGCACTTCTTCCGCGTCAATTCCCTCAACATCAGCGATGCATTCAAGTCGATTGCCTCCGCGATCCAGCAGATCAAGCTGATCGGCTGA
- a CDS encoding TadE/TadG family type IV pilus assembly protein has translation MSNRKKPVRKARFTSDTRGVAAIEFAFIAPLLILILFGCISFFQFYRTGLALDRATATVSDLMSRQETLSSSYLDRRIKTNLSRLVGEGIQPLEMRVSSLTMDGGSYRVDWTYPRTAGPGFAGRALPMDILPRIANGDSVLLTETTITQQALIDVAGVPQVSHNSTAAVRPRFYRQIAGPY, from the coding sequence ATGTCCAACCGCAAGAAGCCAGTTCGGAAAGCGCGCTTTACAAGCGACACGCGCGGTGTTGCCGCGATCGAGTTCGCGTTCATCGCGCCGCTGTTGATCCTGATCCTCTTCGGCTGCATCTCCTTCTTCCAGTTCTACCGCACCGGACTCGCGCTCGACCGCGCGACGGCGACGGTCAGCGACCTGATGTCCCGCCAGGAGACGCTGTCGAGCAGCTATCTCGACCGGCGCATCAAGACCAATCTCAGCCGTCTCGTCGGCGAGGGCATCCAACCTCTGGAGATGCGGGTCTCCAGCCTGACCATGGACGGCGGCAGCTATCGTGTGGACTGGACCTATCCGCGAACCGCGGGGCCTGGGTTTGCCGGACGGGCGCTGCCGATGGACATCCTGCCGAGGATCGCGAACGGCGACTCCGTTCTCCTGACCGAAACGACCATCACCCAGCAGGCGCTCATCGATGTCGCAGGCGTCCCGCAGGTCAGCCACAATTCGACGGCAGCCGTGCGGCCGCGCTTCTACAGGCAGATCGCGGGCCCGTACTGA
- the chrA gene encoding chromate efflux transporter: protein MTSPEISPPRRDAGSVQEVLRAFARLGLTAFGGPVAHLGYFRTEFVERRRWLSDADYADLVALCQFLPGPASSQVGFALGLGRAGLAGALAAFIAFTLPSALLLVAFAALSPALDGPVLAGFVDGLKLAAVAVVAHAVLGMARSLCPDRPRTAIALLALALVTLVAGAAGQLAAILAGMAIGLIGLRADAPGDALPSARSLRPRTGLFALAALIVVAALLPALAALGVPFAGLADGFFRAGALVFGGGHVVLPLLEAETVATGLVAADTFLAGYGAAQAVPGPLFTFAAYLGFAAGTGPAGALAGSLVALVAIFLPGFLLLLAALPFWDRLKRRPRALGAVAGANAAVVGVLGAALYDPVFTSAVRGPVDFLVAVAAFLMLTVWRVSPLAVVAFAALCGLARVL, encoded by the coding sequence ATGACCTCGCCTGAAATTTCTCCTCCTCGTCGAGATGCCGGCTCCGTGCAGGAGGTCCTGCGCGCCTTCGCCCGCCTCGGGCTGACCGCCTTCGGCGGACCGGTGGCGCATCTGGGCTACTTCCGCACGGAGTTCGTCGAGCGGCGTCGCTGGCTGAGCGACGCCGACTACGCCGATCTTGTCGCGCTGTGCCAGTTCCTGCCGGGCCCGGCGTCCAGCCAGGTGGGCTTCGCGCTCGGCCTCGGAAGAGCCGGGCTCGCAGGGGCGCTGGCGGCCTTCATCGCCTTCACCCTGCCCTCGGCGCTTCTGCTCGTCGCCTTCGCCGCGCTGTCCCCGGCGCTGGACGGGCCTGTCCTCGCCGGCTTCGTCGACGGGCTGAAGCTTGCGGCGGTCGCCGTCGTCGCCCACGCCGTCCTCGGCATGGCGCGCTCGCTCTGCCCCGACAGGCCGCGCACTGCGATCGCGCTCCTGGCGCTGGCGCTCGTCACGCTGGTCGCCGGCGCCGCTGGCCAGCTCGCCGCGATCCTCGCGGGAATGGCGATCGGCCTTATCGGCCTGAGAGCCGACGCGCCCGGCGACGCGCTCCCGTCCGCGCGCAGCTTGCGGCCGCGCACCGGCCTTTTCGCGCTGGCGGCCCTCATCGTCGTCGCTGCGCTCCTGCCTGCGCTCGCAGCTCTCGGTGTCCCGTTCGCGGGCCTGGCGGACGGGTTCTTCCGGGCCGGTGCACTCGTCTTCGGCGGCGGGCATGTCGTCTTGCCGCTGCTGGAGGCCGAGACCGTCGCCACCGGCCTTGTCGCCGCCGACACCTTCCTTGCAGGCTACGGTGCCGCACAGGCCGTGCCCGGACCGCTCTTCACCTTCGCGGCCTATCTCGGCTTTGCCGCGGGAACCGGTCCCGCCGGCGCTCTCGCGGGGTCGCTCGTCGCGCTTGTCGCGATCTTCCTGCCAGGCTTCCTCCTGCTTCTCGCCGCCCTGCCCTTCTGGGACCGGCTGAAGCGCCGCCCCCGCGCGCTTGGTGCAGTGGCCGGTGCGAACGCGGCGGTGGTCGGCGTCCTCGGCGCCGCGCTCTACGATCCGGTGTTCACATCGGCCGTGCGCGGGCCGGTGGACTTCCTCGTCGCCGTCGCCGCCTTCCTGATGCTGACGGTCTGGAGGGTTTCGCCGCTTGCCGTCGTCGCCTTCGCCGCCCTTTGCGGTCTGGCGCGAGTGCTGTAG
- a CDS encoding invasion associated locus B family protein, protein MSLMKALTAAGVALVLSTAASLAQTPNRINQFNDWGTYSYQADGNRVCYALSTPTAMQPSSVNHGDIFFLVSQKPGTSAFEPQVVMGYPLREGSQVTVNVDGRAFTMFTRGESAWVEDASQEPALVSAMRAGRTMTVSAVSARGTNTSYTYSLAGITAAVNSIGSCS, encoded by the coding sequence ATGTCCTTAATGAAAGCCCTGACCGCCGCGGGCGTCGCACTCGTCCTGTCGACCGCAGCGAGCCTGGCGCAGACGCCCAACCGTATCAACCAGTTCAACGATTGGGGCACCTACTCCTATCAGGCGGACGGCAACCGCGTGTGCTACGCCCTCTCCACGCCCACCGCCATGCAGCCCTCCAGCGTCAACCACGGCGACATCTTCTTCCTCGTCTCCCAGAAGCCCGGTACCAGCGCTTTCGAGCCGCAGGTGGTCATGGGCTACCCCTTGCGCGAGGGAAGCCAGGTGACCGTCAATGTCGACGGGCGCGCCTTCACTATGTTTACGCGCGGTGAATCGGCCTGGGTCGAGGACGCTTCTCAGGAACCCGCTCTCGTATCGGCCATGCGTGCCGGGCGCACGATGACCGTCAGCGCCGTTTCGGCGCGCGGCACCAACACGAGCTATACCTACTCGCTCGCCGGCATCACGGCGGCCGTCAACTCGATCGGCAGTTGCAGCTGA
- a CDS encoding argininosuccinate synthase — protein MALPRDVKKVVLAYSGGLDTSIILKWLQTELGAEVVTFTADLGQGEELEPARRKAEMLGIKEIFIEDVREEFVRDFVFPMFRANAVYEGVYLLGTSIARPLISKHLIEIAKKTGADAIAHGATGKGNDQVRFELSAYALNPDIKIIAPWRDWAFKSRTDLLDFAEKNQIPVAKDKQGEAPFSVDANLLHSSSEGKVLEDPAVEAPEYVHMRTISPEDAPDRATTITVGFERGDAVSIDGERLSPATLLARLNDLGRDNGIGRLDLVENRFVGMKSRGVYETPGGTILLAAHRAMESITLDRGAAHLKDEIMPRYAELIYYGFWFSPEREMLQALIDKSQEHVEGEVTLKLYKGNVMVIGRSSPKSLYSDQLVTFEDDQGAYDQKDAAGFIKLNALRLRTLAKRDRL, from the coding sequence ATGGCCCTGCCGCGCGACGTGAAGAAGGTCGTCCTCGCCTATTCGGGCGGGCTCGACACCTCCATCATCCTGAAATGGCTCCAGACGGAGCTCGGCGCGGAGGTCGTCACCTTCACCGCCGATCTTGGCCAGGGCGAGGAACTGGAGCCGGCGCGCCGCAAGGCCGAGATGCTCGGCATCAAGGAGATCTTCATCGAGGACGTGCGCGAGGAGTTCGTGCGCGACTTCGTCTTCCCGATGTTCCGCGCCAACGCCGTCTACGAGGGCGTCTATCTGCTCGGCACCTCGATCGCGCGGCCGCTGATCTCCAAGCATCTCATCGAGATCGCGAAGAAGACGGGCGCCGACGCCATCGCGCACGGCGCCACCGGCAAGGGCAACGACCAGGTCCGCTTCGAGCTTTCCGCCTATGCGCTGAACCCGGACATCAAGATCATCGCGCCGTGGCGCGACTGGGCGTTCAAGAGCCGCACCGATCTCCTGGACTTCGCCGAGAAGAACCAGATCCCGGTCGCCAAGGACAAGCAGGGCGAGGCCCCATTCTCGGTCGATGCCAACCTCCTGCACTCCTCCTCGGAAGGAAAGGTGCTGGAGGACCCGGCCGTCGAGGCACCGGAATACGTCCACATGCGCACGATTTCACCCGAGGACGCACCGGACAGGGCGACGACCATCACCGTCGGCTTCGAGCGCGGCGATGCGGTCTCCATCGACGGGGAGCGCCTCTCACCCGCGACCCTTCTGGCCAGGCTCAACGATCTCGGCCGCGACAACGGCATTGGTCGTCTCGACCTCGTCGAGAACCGCTTCGTCGGCATGAAGTCGCGCGGGGTCTACGAGACGCCGGGCGGCACGATCCTGCTGGCCGCCCACCGCGCGATGGAATCCATCACGCTCGACCGTGGCGCGGCGCACCTCAAGGACGAGATCATGCCGCGCTATGCGGAGCTGATCTATTACGGTTTCTGGTTCTCGCCCGAGCGCGAGATGCTGCAGGCGCTGATCGACAAGAGCCAGGAGCATGTCGAAGGCGAGGTGACATTGAAGCTCTACAAGGGCAACGTGATGGTCATCGGCCGCAGCTCGCCGAAGTCTCTCTATTCGGACCAACTTGTCACCTTCGAGGACGACCAGGGCGCCTACGACCAGAAGGACGCGGCCGGCTTCATCAAGCTGAACGCCCTGCGTCTTCGCACCCTCGCCAAGCGCGACAGGCTATAG
- a CDS encoding DUF2218 domain-containing protein yields the protein MPTSRAVVPTASASRYLQQLCKHWSHRFDVTFDPQHGAVPFGEGRAAEFFADENALTAEVATPDETSLRQMQDVVADHLKRFAFREELAFDWQPVER from the coding sequence ATGCCCACTTCCCGCGCCGTCGTTCCCACGGCCAGCGCCAGCCGCTACCTTCAGCAGCTCTGCAAGCACTGGTCGCACAGGTTCGACGTCACTTTCGATCCGCAGCACGGCGCGGTACCCTTCGGCGAAGGTCGGGCGGCGGAGTTCTTCGCCGACGAGAACGCCCTGACCGCCGAGGTGGCAACGCCGGACGAGACCTCGCTCAGGCAGATGCAGGATGTGGTCGCCGATCATTTGAAGCGCTTCGCGTTCCGCGAGGAACTCGCCTTCGACTGGCAGCCGGTCGAGCGCTGA
- the thpR gene encoding RNA 2',3'-cyclic phosphodiesterase, with the protein MPRLFTAIEIARDSALSLSLLRGGLPGARWIDPENFHLTLRFLGDIDARTADEAVAALDRIQRPAFRIALRGLGAFGSKKPHSIYAGVTPSPELDALQGDVDRALRRVGLAPDARKFVPHVTLARLRSAKAEEVAHYLSSRGGFATQPFTVTRFCLFSSRDSVGGGPYLMEEAFELVEAPRTGAARHEVMAAHAPFHR; encoded by the coding sequence ATGCCACGCCTGTTCACCGCCATCGAGATCGCCCGCGACTCCGCATTGTCCCTCTCACTCCTGCGCGGCGGCCTGCCGGGCGCGCGCTGGATCGACCCGGAGAATTTCCACCTCACGCTCCGCTTTCTCGGCGATATCGACGCCCGCACGGCCGACGAGGCCGTCGCCGCGCTCGACCGGATCCAGCGGCCCGCCTTTCGCATCGCCCTTCGCGGTCTCGGCGCCTTCGGCTCCAAGAAGCCGCATTCGATCTATGCCGGGGTCACACCCTCGCCCGAACTCGACGCGCTTCAGGGCGATGTCGATCGGGCGCTGCGCCGCGTCGGCCTGGCGCCGGATGCCCGCAAGTTCGTGCCGCACGTCACGCTGGCCCGTCTGCGCAGCGCCAAGGCCGAGGAGGTGGCGCATTACCTCTCCTCCCGCGGCGGCTTCGCCACGCAGCCCTTCACCGTCACCCGCTTCTGCCTCTTCTCCTCGCGCGATTCCGTCGGCGGCGGTCCGTACCTGATGGAGGAAGCCTTCGAACTCGTGGAGGCGCCCCGCACAGGGGCGGCCCGGCACGAGGTGATGGCGGCCCACGCCCCGTTCCACCGTTAG
- the rlmN gene encoding 23S rRNA (adenine(2503)-C(2))-methyltransferase RlmN yields MSATLDLANAASRLAADARPSAPAAPRSLLGLSREELGEALGSIGVPLKQQRMRAAQLWHWLYVRGVSDFSQMANVSRDLRGALAENFEIARPEIVEEQISVDGTRKWLFRFPARGAGRPVEIETVYIPEEGRGTLCVSSQVGCTLTCTFCHTGTQRLVRNLEPSEIVGQILTARERLGDLPAADTPAGAIVPSEGRLVSNVVMMGMGEPLYNYDNVKRALAVASDGDGISLSKRRITLSTSGVVPMIGKTGEEMGVMLAISLHAVRDELRDVLVPINKKYPIEELMAACRAYPGLSNARRITFEYVMLKGVNDSLADARELVRLLKGIPAKINLIPFNPWPGTEYECSDWDQIERFADLVNEAGYASPIRTPRGRDIFAACGQLKSESERMKKGDRLALEAAVAL; encoded by the coding sequence ATGAGCGCCACCCTCGATCTCGCCAACGCCGCCTCGCGCCTTGCCGCCGACGCACGCCCGTCCGCGCCCGCCGCGCCGCGCTCGCTCCTCGGCCTGTCTCGCGAGGAACTGGGCGAGGCCCTCGGCTCGATCGGGGTGCCCCTCAAGCAGCAGCGCATGCGCGCGGCCCAGCTCTGGCACTGGCTCTATGTGCGCGGTGTTTCCGACTTCTCGCAGATGGCCAATGTCTCGCGCGATCTGCGCGGCGCGCTGGCGGAGAATTTCGAGATCGCGCGGCCGGAGATCGTCGAGGAGCAGATTTCCGTCGACGGCACGCGAAAGTGGCTCTTCCGCTTCCCAGCGCGAGGCGCCGGCCGCCCCGTCGAGATCGAGACGGTCTACATCCCCGAGGAAGGACGCGGCACGCTCTGCGTCTCCTCCCAGGTCGGCTGCACGCTGACCTGCACCTTCTGCCACACCGGCACACAGCGCCTTGTGCGCAATCTCGAGCCATCCGAAATCGTCGGTCAGATCCTGACGGCACGCGAGCGCCTCGGCGATCTCCCGGCCGCCGACACGCCGGCCGGTGCCATCGTCCCTTCCGAGGGGCGCCTCGTCTCCAACGTCGTGATGATGGGCATGGGCGAGCCGCTCTACAATTACGACAACGTCAAGCGTGCGCTTGCCGTGGCGAGCGACGGCGACGGCATCTCGCTCTCCAAGCGCCGCATCACCCTCTCCACCTCCGGCGTCGTTCCGATGATCGGCAAGACCGGCGAGGAGATGGGCGTCATGCTTGCCATCTCGCTCCACGCCGTGCGCGACGAATTGCGCGACGTCCTAGTGCCGATCAACAAGAAGTACCCGATCGAGGAGCTGATGGCCGCCTGCCGGGCCTATCCGGGCCTGTCGAACGCGCGCCGCATCACCTTCGAATACGTGATGCTGAAGGGCGTCAACGACAGTCTCGCCGACGCGCGCGAACTGGTCCGGCTGCTCAAGGGCATCCCGGCCAAGATCAATCTGATCCCGTTCAACCCGTGGCCGGGCACCGAGTACGAGTGCTCGGACTGGGACCAGATCGAGCGCTTCGCCGACCTCGTGAACGAGGCGGGCTACGCCTCGCCGATCCGCACGCCGCGCGGGCGCGACATCTTCGCGGCCTGCGGACAGCTGAAGTCGGAATCAGAGCGTATGAAGAAGGGCGACCGGCTGGCGCTCGAAGCGGCCGTCGCGCTGTGA
- a CDS encoding YkvA family protein, whose translation MELQREHIGEILRPASEAERDGQEKRVRRSFFKTMKRAARFIPFSQDVVASYYCAIDRKTPAATRGVLLAALAYFVLPFDVIPDFVMGLGFTDDAAVLLAAFTAVQRDIRPEHYEKARHALNEDAKED comes from the coding sequence TTGGAACTGCAGCGCGAGCATATCGGCGAGATTCTGCGCCCGGCGAGCGAGGCGGAGCGCGACGGACAGGAGAAACGGGTCAGGCGCTCCTTCTTCAAGACGATGAAGCGCGCCGCGCGTTTCATCCCCTTCTCGCAGGACGTCGTCGCCTCCTACTATTGTGCGATCGACAGGAAGACGCCGGCCGCCACGCGGGGCGTCCTTCTGGCGGCCCTCGCCTACTTCGTGCTGCCGTTCGACGTCATTCCCGATTTCGTGATGGGGCTCGGCTTCACGGATGACGCGGCCGTGCTTCTCGCCGCCTTCACCGCCGTCCAGCGCGACATCCGCCCGGAGCACTACGAGAAGGCGCGACACGCCCTTAACGAAGACGCTAAGGAAGACTGA